A DNA window from Naumovozyma dairenensis CBS 421 chromosome 8, complete genome contains the following coding sequences:
- the VMA4 gene encoding H(+)-transporting V1 sector ATPase subunit E (similar to Saccharomyces cerevisiae VMA4 (YOR332W); ancestral locus Anc_7.63), which yields MSSSIITSLTPNQVNDELNKMQAFIRKEAEEKAKEIQLKADQEYEIEKTSIVRNETSNIDTNFEAKLKKLSLKQQITRSTIANKMRLKVLSAREESLNDIFDSAKEQLIELAKDETKYKPILKALILEALFRLLENKAVIRVTERDSKIVPSLLDDVKKQYKEVTKKDIEISVSKDYLNENIAGGLFATNGDGKIEVNNTLEERLDLLSQEALPAIRLEMFGPSKTRKFFD from the coding sequence ATGTCCTCTTCTATTATAACATCACTTACGCCAAACCAAGtcaatgatgaattgaacAAAATGCAAGCTTTCATCAGGAAGGAAGCTGAAGAGAAGGCCaaagaaattcaattgaaagcagatcaagaatatgaaattgaaaagactAGTATTGTACGTAATGAGACTAGTAACATAGACACGAATTTCGAAGctaaattgaagaaattatcCCTAAAGCAACAAATTACTAGGTCCACCATTGCTAATAAGATGAGATTGAAGGTCTTGAGTGCAAGAGAAGAATCAttgaatgatatatttgattCAGCTAAAGAAcaattgattgaattgGCTAAAGATGAAACTAAATATAAACCGATTTTGAAAGCTTTGATTCTGGAGGCTTTGTTCAGATTGTTGGAAAACAAAGCAGTAATTAGAGTTACTGAAAGGGACTCGAAGATTGTTCCATCTTTATTAGATGATGTGAAGAAACAATATAAGGAAGTTACTAAGAAggatattgaaatttccGTTTCGaaagattatttgaatgaaaatattgcaGGTGGTCTATTTGCAACCAATGGTGATGGTAAAATCGAAGTTAATAACACTCTGGAGGAAAGATTGGACTTGTTAAGTCAAGAAGCTTTACCTGCTATTAGATTAGAAATGTTTGGTCCTTCCAAGACAAGAAAGTTTTTCGATTAA
- the GIP4 gene encoding protein phosphatase regulator GIP4 (similar to Saccharomyces cerevisiae GIP4 (YAL031C); ancestral locus Anc_7.61), whose product MSSIDIKLIQYKSVLYILNDATKNLNTLADSLKAPQRKISTNNNNNKIIPLINYTLSLLDGPIFNIHPILRKRYNLLCQFKLCKLTQLDPPISNDLIDLDMSSPPRCLETITELQGKLYDEELQWRLLTCLKQLIINTTMIYNKNLKQLQLERNSPIYLQQFRSGFKKFDILQIEDIVQPIEMSLILDFAVLIRDHMTDTSLKSMEKLQWQLLQKFLSFMNEEIIINMKLFVKKLRNFSKTQDFKGLAPASMSHVLIRPIQESIVYRVYSFLLRCLCLSQTSINLIRQIFSPNKEQFNSIRWKLAMENTYCYELTLNKLYAIESGSGSGIIQSLKLLIDNINSYARLPLEDLHRPTPEFIMELYQSHIINGFQTFRDILKIMNNWLTMWKFARNNSIGVSKLKDLDQVGLDKMLNERKVVDRLKYLENQSKLKEKKKNTMLQSSRTSTFSSVSSSLSTSPNPMSPLKLSRTTSIENAAGKKIRNVKKEIANNIRSKTNSPTISRRGSITPRSGISANLDEKKSTKNTSNRSVLSNGRRPRSSSLQSSFNQNKTTRASSKLSNELLPPSQQDEQQKRSNSLEPSATINQRIVQSAVKHSMNQQKLVLPIPYIQSNETTTTTSSSSLSAQSYSTASSKLSSPQPLPTPLSTSSHKDRLTNNNTVLQEVETRNNHYINDDLIAIETLDLNNNYSNNNIIIKKVRFVGVPPITKEENHKPTRQGWYKKPPVLYYPPIPSVKPTMTTTKYSLRKNIRQEEGFAFRTSLREQRKHGNDENGILQSSGNEKGKENMGHRLASKLRDKLR is encoded by the coding sequence ATGAGTTCTATCGATATCAAATTAATTCAATACAAATCTGTATTGTACATATTAAACGACGCtacaaaaaatttgaatacaTTGGCAGATAGTTTGAAGGCTCctcaaaggaaaataagcacgaacaataataacaataaaataataccCTTAATTAATTACACTTTATCCTTACTTGATGGAcctattttcaatatacATCCTATTCTAAGGAAACGATATAATCTATTATGTCAATTCAAATTGTGTAAATTGACCCAATTGGATCCACCTATATCGAATGACTTAATTGATCTGGACATGTCCTCCCCCCCTCGATGTTTAGAGACAATAACTGAATTGCAGGGGAAATTatatgatgaagaattacaatGGAGGTTATTGACTTGTCTGAAACAATTGATTATAAATACAACGATGatatataataagaatctaaaacaattacaattgGAAAGGAACTCTCCTATCTATCTCCAACAATTTAGGTCTGGCTTTAAGAAATTCgatattttacaaatagAAGATATCGTCCAACCCATTGAGATGTCATTGATCTTAGATTTTGCCGTTTTGATAAGAGACCACATGACAGATACTTCCCTTAAATcaatggaaaaattacaatGGCAATTACTACAAAAATTCCTTTCCTTCATGAATGAGGAAATTATAATCAACATGAAATTATTTGTCAAGAAATTGAGAAATTTTTCGAAAACTCAAGATTTTAAAGGCTTGGCTCCAGCTTCAATGTCTCATGTTTTGATACGGCCCATTCAGGAATCTATCGTTTATAGGGTATATTCCTTCCTGTTACGATGTTTATGTTTATCACAGACATCAATTAACTTGATTAGACAAATATTTTCTCCCAATAAGGAACAATTCAACAGTATTAGATGGAAATTAGCTATGGAAAATACCTATTGTTATGAATTGACTTTAAACAAATTATATGCTATTGAATCTGGATCAGGATCTGGTATTATACaatctttaaaattattgattgataatatcaatagTTACGCTAGACTACCATTGGAAGATTTACATAGACCAACACCTGAATTTATCATGGAATTATATCAATCTCATATAATTAATGGTTTCCAAACTTTTAgagatattttgaaaattatgaatAATTGGCTTACCATGTGGAAATTCGCTAGAAATAATTCTATTGGTGtatcaaaattgaaagatttagaCCAAGTTGGACTGGACAAGATGTTAAATGAAAGGAAGGTTGTTGACagattgaaatatttggaaaatcAATCGAAActaaaggaaaagaaaaaaaataccatGTTGCAATCATCAAGGACAAGCACTTTTTCAtctgtttcttcttctttatcaacTTCACCAAACCCAATGTCTCCTTTGAAACTCTCACGGACAACATCAATAGAGAACGCAGCCGGAAAGAAAATTCGTAACGTCAAAAAGGAGATAGCAAATAATATTCGATCTAAAACCAATTCACCAACAATATCACGAAGAGGTTCTATAACTCCAAGATCGGGCATATCTGCCAATTTGgatgaaaagaaatcaacGAAAAATACAAGTAATCGTTCAGTTCTTTCAAATGGGCGTCGTCCTAGATCTAGTTCATTGCAATCTTCATTCAATCAAAACAAGACGACAAGGGCAAGTAGTAAACTTTCCAATGAATTATTACCTCCTTCACAACAAGatgaacaacaaaagaGGTCTAATTCTTTAGAACCCTCTGCGACTATAAATCAAAGAATTGTACAAAGCGCAGTGAAACATTCCATGAACCAGCAAAAGTTGGTCTTACCAATTCCATACATACAATCTAATGAGACCACGACAACAacgtcatcatcatctttatcagCACAGAGTTATTCTACTGCATCGAGTAAACTTTCTTCACCACAACCTCTACCGACACCTTTATCAACTTCATCACACAAGGATCGTCttactaataataacacaGTATTACAAGAAGttgaaacaagaaataatcATTATATTAACGATGACTTAATCGCAATCGAAACACTTGACTTGAATAATAACtacagcaacaacaatataataataaagaaagtGCGATTCGTAGGTGTACCACCGATtactaaagaagaaaaccaTAAACCAACAAGACAAGGATGGTACAAGAAACCACCTGTACTATATTATCCGCCAATTCCTTCCGTCAAGCCGACGATGACGACAACAAAATACTCATTAAGGAAGAACATACGACAAGAAGAAGGGTTTGCCTTTAGGACTAGTTTACGTGAACAACGAAAACACGGTAATGATGAGAATGGTATACTGCAATCGTCAGGGAATGAAAAGGGGAAAGAGAACATGGGTCATAGGTTAGCATCCAAACTACGTGACAAGCTTCGATAG
- the ERP2 gene encoding Erp2p (similar to Saccharomyces cerevisiae ERP4 (YOR016C) and ERP2 (YAL007C); ancestral locus Anc_7.108) gives MIQLNQLISVLMVALWQFSSIVGASDSSSTYSPMVLALSPFTTECLYYDLLKDDDTLVVSYQVLTGGNFEIDFEITAPDGSKLVEEKQKKYSDFLLKSFGLGQYSFCFTNSYGTNVKKVEVTLEMEKKIDSSDINNEDMIAYNAVEEIERNLNKITKTMNYLRAREWRNMSTVNSTESRLIWLSLLVIGVTVGINILEAFIIQFFFNGRQRNFV, from the coding sequence ATGATACAACTAAACCAATTGATTTCCGTGCTTATGGTTGCCCTATGGCAATTCAGTTCCATTGTGGGAGCCAGTGATTCATCCTCTACATACTCTCCAATGGTCTTAGCCTTGTCACCTTTCACTACTGAATGTTTATATTATGatcttttgaaagatgatgatacttTAGTGGTTAGTTATCAAGTCTTGACTGGTGGTaactttgaaattgattttgaaattactGCTCCAGATGGATCGAAATTAGTGGAggaaaagcaaaaaaaatattctgaTTTCCTTTTGAAATCTTTCGGATTGGGTCAATATTCTTTCTGTTTCACTAATTCTTATGGCACCAATGTTAAGAAAGTAGAGGTCACTttagaaatggaaaaaaagattGATTCTtctgatattaataatgaagatatgaTTGCCTATAATGCAGTAGAAGAGATTGAAAGGAATTTGAATAAGATTACTAAGACtatgaattatttgagAGCAAGAGAATGGAGAAATATGTCAACTGTGAACTCTACTGAATCAAGATTGATTTGGTTATCTTTATTGGTTATCGGTGTTACCGTTGGGATTAACATATTGGAAGCTtttatcattcaattcttcttcaatggtCGTCAAAGGAACTTCGTTTAA
- the FUN14 gene encoding Fun14p (similar to Saccharomyces cerevisiae FUN14 (YAL008W); ancestral locus Anc_7.107), which yields MFAQRLSLFRSFAPPRLPSQITQPVFRSQPLRAVQNLLRSPTWNTRFVATTTGILTGISSLYYIKNIKKSSTIYNDVKLTTDQGTSIPVQSLVKTPEEIRRKQYKQLCLGSIFGIVAGVIVSKLSSILIAMGLLSLVSVRWLMRGNVLVINRQVLSKEGLMKLFNIDSKTLNSANNVYFKGSFLTCFLLAAFNV from the coding sequence atGTTTGCCCAACGTTTGTCATTATTTAGGTCGTTTGCACCACCAAGATTACCATCCCAAATTACACAGCCCGTATTCAGATCACAGCCCTTAAGAGCTGTCCAAAATCTTCTAAGATCCCCAACATGGAATACACGTTTTGTAGCAACTACAACGGGTATACTTACTGGTATTTCATCACTGTATTATATtaagaatattaagaaaagtTCAACAATTTATAACGATGTGAAATTAACCACCGATCAAGGGACCAGTATCCCCGTCCAATCCTTGGTCAAGACACCGGAAGAGATTAGAAGGAAACAATATAAACAACTATGCTTGGGTTCGATATTCGGAATAGTCGCGGGGGTCATAGTAAGTAAGTTATCATCAATACTCATTGCAATGGGATTATTGAGTTTAGTTTCAGTTCGGTGGCTGATGAGGGGTAATGTTTTGGTCATTAATAGACAAGTGCTCAGTAAGGAGGGGTTAATgaaattgttcaatatcGATTCAAAGACTTTGAATTCTGCTAATAACGTCTATTTTAAAGGTTCATTCTTAACTTGTTTTTTATTAGCTGCATTCAATGTTTAA